Proteins encoded within one genomic window of Desulfovibrio desulfuricans:
- a CDS encoding SHOCT domain-containing protein, with protein MDYTDSMAILKRRLASGEITLEEYEKLKKSI; from the coding sequence ATGGATTATACAGATTCCATGGCGATTCTCAAAAGACGGCTGGCCTCTGGTGAAATCACTCTTGAAGAATACGAAAAACTGAAAAAATCCATCTGA
- a CDS encoding universal stress protein, whose amino-acid sequence MKDIKKILCAVDLSEHSKEVAEYAVLLAKGLNASVLVVYTAPSLSQYVGFHVPPNTIENFVGEIVTGAEKSMESFVAENFVGVEAKGQVLIGYAAEEILNRAREEKADLIVMGTHGRKGIDRILFGSVAEKVVKNADMPVLTVRPTEAGE is encoded by the coding sequence ATGAAGGATATCAAGAAGATTCTTTGCGCGGTAGACCTTTCCGAACACAGCAAGGAAGTTGCCGAATACGCGGTGCTTCTTGCCAAGGGGCTCAATGCGAGCGTGCTTGTTGTATACACTGCCCCCTCGCTGAGTCAGTACGTGGGCTTTCATGTGCCACCCAATACCATTGAGAATTTTGTCGGCGAAATTGTGACCGGCGCTGAAAAGTCCATGGAATCGTTTGTGGCCGAAAATTTCGTGGGTGTTGAAGCCAAGGGACAGGTGCTCATCGGCTATGCCGCCGAAGAAATCCTCAACCGCGCCCGAGAAGAAAAGGCCGACCTTATCGTTATGGGCACTCATGGCCGCAAGGGCATTGACCGCATTCTTTTCGGCTCTGTGGCGGAAAAGGTGGTCAAGAACGCCGACATGCCCGTGCTGACCGTGCGCCCCACGGAAGCAGGCGAATAA
- a CDS encoding periplasmic heavy metal sensor, with translation MKTSKIVTSGAALTLAIFLGLSGVASARQGDGQGPAGMGPGTGMGMGMGPGMGYGMGPGMGLSSEQIETMQQIHQSFVEKTQPTMQQHFSKMAELNNLAAAGAKPDDARVKAAQKDLREIDAKLYSAKAEMLKQMSDKGIPFMAGHGMGRGMGHRMGGHGMGHGMMGNGMMGPGNCPGMAGMPGATNATGNAVQSGATGNK, from the coding sequence ATGAAGACATCCAAGATCGTTACCAGCGGCGCGGCCCTTACCCTTGCCATTTTCCTCGGCCTTTCGGGCGTTGCCTCTGCACGGCAAGGCGACGGGCAAGGCCCCGCAGGCATGGGTCCCGGCACAGGCATGGGCATGGGTATGGGCCCCGGCATGGGTTATGGCATGGGCCCTGGCATGGGATTGTCCAGCGAACAGATTGAAACCATGCAGCAGATCCACCAGAGCTTTGTTGAAAAAACACAGCCCACCATGCAGCAGCACTTTTCCAAGATGGCTGAACTGAACAATCTTGCCGCCGCTGGCGCCAAGCCCGACGACGCCCGCGTCAAGGCCGCCCAGAAGGATCTGCGCGAAATCGACGCCAAGCTGTACAGCGCCAAGGCCGAAATGCTCAAGCAGATGTCTGACAAGGGCATTCCCTTCATGGCTGGCCACGGCATGGGCCGGGGCATGGGGCACCGCATGGGCGGACACGGCATGGGACATGGCATGATGGGCAACGGCATGATGGGCCCCGGTAACTGCCCCGGCATGGCTGGCATGCCTGGCGCAACCAATGCCACTGGCAATGCCGTGCAGTCCGGCGCTACCGGCAACAAGTAA